AGGTGCCGCGTCTTTTTCATGTGGAAGCCTTGCCGACGGTGTGGCAGATGACATCCGACGTGACTGCGCGCACGCGCGAAGGCACGCGCCTGGTGGACGTGTTCGCGGCGTTGTTCCCATGCGGATCGATCACGGGCGCGCCCAAGGTACAGGCGATGCGCCTGATCGCCGAACTCGAATCCGCACCGCGTGGCGTGTACTGCGGCGCGCTGGGCATCGTGCGGCCAGGGGATGTGCCGGGCAGTCTGCATGCCACGTTCAACGTGCCGATTCGCACGCTCACCGTGCGCGGCGATCAGGTGCAATGCGGCATCGGCAGCGGCATCACGTCTAGTGCGAATGCGGCGGACGAATGGCAGGAGTGGAAACACAAACGCGCCTTCATCGACCGCGCCTTGCCGCCACTGCAAGTGCTGGAAACCTTGGCGTTGGAGCAAGGCCGTTTCAGGCATCTCGACAAACACCTTGCGCGCATGCGTGCGTCGGCTGCGCATTTCCATTTCGATTGGCCCGAAGCGCAGATCGAGCAATCGCTGAACGCGCTGCGCGAAGCCCATGCACAAGGCACTTGGCGCGTGCGTTTTCTGCTTGGCGAAAACGGCGTTTTCGAAGCACAAGCGTTTGCTTTCAGCGCAACGCAGCAGCCCGTGAAGCTGGCCTTGGCCGATCGCGCATTCACCGCAGCGCACAGCGACTTTGTGCGCCACAAGACCACGCGCCGCGCGCATTACGCGGCGTTTGAACCGGCCATCGACAGCGGCGTGTTCGACGTGATTCTGTGGAACGAAGCGGGCGAAATCACCGAATGCACGCGCGGCAACATCGCCATGCAGATGGACGACGATGGCCGCTGGATCACGCCGCCGTTGTCATGCGGCCTGCTGCCCGGCGTGGGCCGCGCGCTGGCCATCGAGTCTGGCCGCATGCAAGAAGAAGTGCTGCATGTGCGAGACATAAGCAAAGTCCGCACATGGGCCTTCCTCAACAGCCTTCGCGGCTGGCTGGATGTGGTTGTTGTTCGTTGAGCGTTCGGTTTGTCGCTCGTGCGGGGGCGGCAATACAGCCCCTCATGCGTCGTTGTGGAAGCCTTGCCGTATCGGCATACTGTCTGCGGCTTCACGCCTAGCCTGAGGGGCTGTCTTGCCGTTGTGGCTACCAACTCGACGGCCCACTTCGCTTCGCAGGTCCGCTCCAGCAAGCGGAAACCAAGACCAATACAAAGTCGGCGCTCTGCTCGCACCCCGCATCTCACGAAGTCGTGAGATGCCGCACGAGCGAAGCGATGTGCCGTAACTTCCTCTTCCAAACTGATTTCCGGCGGTTGTCCGAGCAGAGTGACGAAGGAACGCCGCGAGTTCCGCCGGAGGTATTGAAAGCGATTTTTGGTGACTTTTTGGCGCAAGCAAAAAGTTACTGCCCAGCCGGGGGCAGTCCCGGCATCCGCACTCAACCCCCTGGCAGAACAACAAAAAACTCAATGCGCAGGAAACGCCAAGAGGTATTCATAACTAACCTGCGTAACCCGCAAATCCCCCGCCAAAGGCACCCTTAAAACAGCCACCAACTGATTGGTCCCCACAGCCGGAGTCACACGCACAACCCCATCGGCATCCGAAATCACCGGAGTCCCCGACTCCCCCAGAGCAACCCGAACCCCTTCGCGAGGCCGCCCATCGAACAGCACGCGAAACTCCACAGCCTCCCCCGCATGCGCAGCCTTGTGCGACACAGCCACAATCTCCAGCTTCTGCCCCAATTCTTGCTTGGCGATCACGCCCCATTGAATCAAGGTCTTGTGAAACTTGAGCGCATGCACGCCGCTCGTTGCGCCGGGGTTTTCGTTCATCGGCTTGTTGACCATCGGCCCGTCGCCCACTTTGCTGTAGAAGCCGTTGTCGAATTCGGCAGACAGCATCGCCGCTTGCTTGTTGGACGCTGGCGTGACGCGCGCGCCGCCGGGCATGGCTTCGATCTTCACGTCGATCTTGCGACCGCGTCGGTCATACGCTTTCACGCTTTGCAGTTTCTCGATGGGAAAGGTTTCGAGCTTGCCTGCATGGCCGCCGAACTGCACGGTGTAAGCGCCGTTGGCATCGGCCTCCAGCCAGACGTTGTGCGCTTGCGCGATGACGGGTGCGCAGGTCAAAAACACGGTGAGCGCGGCGCTGTGGACAAGAGTGTGGAGTCGATTCATGAAGAACAAAAAGGGGAGTCTGTTGAAGGAGGTGGAAGATCAGAAACGCGCTTGCACGCCCACTTTGAAGGCACGCGGCGCGCCGGGTGTGTAGAGCTGCGTGCCGCCGATCATCGAAGACGATGTGGCATGGACCTTGTCGGTGAGATTGCTCACCACTGCATAGATGCGCAGGCCGCTGCTTGGCAGGTCATGGCTCACGCCCGCATCCCATGTGGAGAATCCGTTGTAGTGGGCGGCATTGGTGTCGTTGACCGCATAGCGGCCCACGTGTCGCCAGGTGAGTGACGTTTCCCACGAAGGGGCGGCGCGCCATGTCACGCCGAGCGTGGTGGTGCTGCGCGGCACGCCTGCCACCTGATTGCCGATGAGTGCGGCGTTGCCGTTTTCGAGCACGCGGGAACGGGCGCTGCCCCAGGCCAAATGCAGGTCGACGCTGCGATGCGCAGCCCACAGCGCGCTGGCTTCCACACCCGTGCGGCGGGTGCGGCCGTAGTTTTCGTACAGGCCTGCAGCCACCGCACGAATCTCGTCGGAGGACAGCATGCGGTACGCGGCGACGTCGAGCACCAGACCTTGCATGGGCTTGATCTGCGCGCCCACTTCGGTCTGGCGGAAGATGTTGGGATCGAGATGGGCGGCACCCAGCGCGTATTTGGCAAAAGTGCTTGGCAGCGCAAAGCCTTCGGACCAGCTCGTTCGCAGCAGCACACCCGGAGCGACCTGCGAGCGCACGCCGATCTTGGGGCTGGCGTGCGATGTTCTGTTGAGCGCGCCGCAGGGATCGGTTCCTGTTTCCGGCCCGTTGCGTGAGCAGTCTCCGGTGAAGCGATCCCAGCGCAGGCCTGCGGATATCTGGAACAGCGGATGCATCGGTGCATCCAGCTCACCGAAAGCGGAGAGACTGTTGAGCTTCGACGTGCGGTCGCCGATCGCCGGGTTCACACGCGTGCGGTTGTTCAGGCCGTCGTAATACTCGTAGTCCGTGGCTTCGCGAAAGGTCTCGATGCCCGCCACCCATTTGAGCGGCGTGATCGCTGTTTGGTGACTTCCATTCAAGCTCATGCCCGCGCCGTAGACCGTGCGGTCGTAGCTCTCCTCGCGCTGTCGCCAATTGATCGTGTTGGCCGGGCGGCTGAACCAGCGCGAAAAACTTTGCTGCGTGGTGTAGGCAAATCCCAGCCAGGTAAGCTCTGAGGCGAGTGTGTAGCGCACGTCGGCGCGCAGCGTGGCGAAGTCTTTCTTTGCGCCATCGTTCATCGCGCGCGCGTCCTTGCCGTAGGGATCGACGGCGAATTGCGCACCGGTCAGATAGCCGGGGTTGTCGCCTTCACTGTGGTGCAATCGGCCCGAGATCGAGAATTCGAAATCGCGACTCGCCTGCTTGCTCCAGCGTGCCGAGAGCGTGCTGCGGTCGTTCCTCGATTGCGCGCGAAAGCCGTTGCTGCGGTAGTGTTGCGCGGCCAGATTGAGATGCTCGCCTTCGCCGATCTTCAAGCCGAACGCGGCCTGCGCATCCAACGTGGAGTGCGATGCGAGGCTCACATCGACGTCCTTGTATTCCTCATGCTTGCGTGTTTCGATGGCCATGAGACCTGCTCGGTTGAAGTTGCCGTACAGCGCAGAGACGGGCCCCTTGTAGACCGTGAAGCGATCGATCTCCAGCGGCACGACCACGTTCAGATCGACATAGCCGTCGGCATGCGACATGGCCTCGTTGAGCGGAATGCCGTCGAGCACCACGCCGATGTCGCCGCCATGCCCGCCGCCACCGAAGCCGCGCATCACGATGGCATCGCCCACGCCCGAGAGCTGGTAGCTCTGCACGCTCATGCCGGGCACTTTGCGCAGCAGCTCCTGCGGGTGGCTGATGTGCGCGTCCTGAATATCCTGCGTGCCCAGCTCGGTCGATGAGTAGGCCGCCGCCGCGCCGCGTGCGGTCTGGCCCTTGATTTCGATGGTGGGGAGCGAGGCGACGGTGGTGGTATCCGTCTGGTTCGATTCAGTGGCTGATGCGGCGTTGGCAGAAAAAGAAAAAAGTGCGCAGAGCGTTGCGGCGAGCGGGGAAGGGCGGAATCGTGATGGCTTCATCGTGCGGGATG
This genomic stretch from Diaphorobacter sp. HDW4B harbors:
- a CDS encoding DUF4198 domain-containing protein, with protein sequence MNRLHTLVHSAALTVFLTCAPVIAQAHNVWLEADANGAYTVQFGGHAGKLETFPIEKLQSVKAYDRRGRKIDVKIEAMPGGARVTPASNKQAAMLSAEFDNGFYSKVGDGPMVNKPMNENPGATSGVHALKFHKTLIQWGVIAKQELGQKLEIVAVSHKAAHAGEAVEFRVLFDGRPREGVRVALGESGTPVISDADGVVRVTPAVGTNQLVAVLRVPLAGDLRVTQVSYEYLLAFPAH
- a CDS encoding TonB-dependent receptor, with translation MHLASRTMKPSRFRPSPLAATLCALFSFSANAASATESNQTDTTTVASLPTIEIKGQTARGAAAAYSSTELGTQDIQDAHISHPQELLRKVPGMSVQSYQLSGVGDAIVMRGFGGGGHGGDIGVVLDGIPLNEAMSHADGYVDLNVVVPLEIDRFTVYKGPVSALYGNFNRAGLMAIETRKHEEYKDVDVSLASHSTLDAQAAFGLKIGEGEHLNLAAQHYRSNGFRAQSRNDRSTLSARWSKQASRDFEFSISGRLHHSEGDNPGYLTGAQFAVDPYGKDARAMNDGAKKDFATLRADVRYTLASELTWLGFAYTTQQSFSRWFSRPANTINWRQREESYDRTVYGAGMSLNGSHQTAITPLKWVAGIETFREATDYEYYDGLNNRTRVNPAIGDRTSKLNSLSAFGELDAPMHPLFQISAGLRWDRFTGDCSRNGPETGTDPCGALNRTSHASPKIGVRSQVAPGVLLRTSWSEGFALPSTFAKYALGAAHLDPNIFRQTEVGAQIKPMQGLVLDVAAYRMLSSDEIRAVAAGLYENYGRTRRTGVEASALWAAHRSVDLHLAWGSARSRVLENGNAALIGNQVAGVPRSTTTLGVTWRAAPSWETSLTWRHVGRYAVNDTNAAHYNGFSTWDAGVSHDLPSSGLRIYAVVSNLTDKVHATSSSMIGGTQLYTPGAPRAFKVGVQARF
- the pabB gene encoding aminodeoxychorismate synthase component I, producing MLATQIDFPNPHDPTATRLRWRFGTPLRVWQAHAIDEVRGVLEAVDQAARAGRWCVGGLAYEAAAAFDVAFDTAFSTRIPSSGLPLAWFAEFDAPVSADSDDAEANQQLAHIHWKPGPHSEQARPAFEADIARIHAAIAAGECYQINYTAPLHGELFGSSRALFDALRASQPDGYVACMDWNGEQILSLSPELFFDWNGEQLLTRPMKGTAARGATQEEDEALANHLRTSPKERAENVMIVDLLRNDVSRIATPHSVKVPRLFHVEALPTVWQMTSDVTARTREGTRLVDVFAALFPCGSITGAPKVQAMRLIAELESAPRGVYCGALGIVRPGDVPGSLHATFNVPIRTLTVRGDQVQCGIGSGITSSANAADEWQEWKHKRAFIDRALPPLQVLETLALEQGRFRHLDKHLARMRASAAHFHFDWPEAQIEQSLNALREAHAQGTWRVRFLLGENGVFEAQAFAFSATQQPVKLALADRAFTAAHSDFVRHKTTRRAHYAAFEPAIDSGVFDVILWNEAGEITECTRGNIAMQMDDDGRWITPPLSCGLLPGVGRALAIESGRMQEEVLHVRDISKVRTWAFLNSLRGWLDVVVVR